The DNA sequence AGCACCCGACGGAGGCAGCCTTCCGGAAAAGCCAGTTCCGGAGATCCGCGGCTGCCATCCTTGTTATCGCCGGAGCGTGGGGGAACGTCCGGCGACCAGGGTTGCTGCGGCGTCATCGATCCAGGTCTCTCGGCCGCTCGGGATGGTCAAAGACCACTACACTCCAGTGAATCCGCGAGAGCAAACTCTCGCAGCCGCCGCTTAATATTCGTTCACAGGCGCCCAACGTTGCTGTATTCGTTCTTTTATTCGGTCCTTCAGGACTTCCAGCGGGGAGCGTAGGCTGATCCCATGGGCCACACGAACGATTCTGCAGTCATTGAACGCCTCATGCGAACCAAGGGCCGCTGGGCCATCGTCGGCCTCACCACCAATGAGTGGCGCGCAGCCTACGATGTTTCGCTCTTTATCCGCGACAAGCTTGGCATGGACATCATTCCCGTCAACCTGCCCGGCGATGCTGTCCACGGCGAAACCGGGTACCGCACCCTGGCCGGCATCCCGGCCGAAAAGCAGCCCATCGACGTCGTGGATTGCTTTGTGAATTCGCAGAAGGTGGGCA is a window from the Arthrobacter sp. NicSoilC5 genome containing:
- a CDS encoding CoA-binding protein; amino-acid sequence: MGHTNDSAVIERLMRTKGRWAIVGLTTNEWRAAYDVSLFIRDKLGMDIIPVNLPGDAVHGETGYRTLAGIPAEKQPIDVVDCFVNSQKVGSVVDQAIAVGAKAVWLQLGVIDEAAAERAKAAGLDVVMNACPAQLAWKYNL